A genome region from Sphingobacteriaceae bacterium GW460-11-11-14-LB5 includes the following:
- a CDS encoding cell division protein FtsQ → MLKRINWSAIFTGFVWLISLAGVVVLLSFINVKKQTVKCTDVKILIPGADNFIEREEIDAILKEDQGVLLGRNLENINIHKIEKKLQSNPYIGFAKVYVDMDGVLHIEVKQRQPILRILNENGQDFYIDNDGLKMPISSNFTANVLVATGHITEVFGSRVDTLHTQLARDLYKTAQYIKKDTLWDSQIEQIVVDQKNDIELIPRVGNQRIVLGNADSLEKKMKNLLLFYKKAMPQVGWDTYKTINIKYTNQIVCEKRDSTELGKKAKTISAADSLRIQRNVTDSLIKSTIVAAMDDRPEADEAEKEAPKKPEPKKVEPKKVEAPKAEVKKAEPKKAEVKTVVPKKTEPIKTEVKKPAVTQATKPKETKPADKKEKPKQTVTTQPKPAKSEADLKKQREAREKEIRALEKQYKTQQN, encoded by the coding sequence ATGCTTAAACGGATAAACTGGAGCGCAATTTTTACTGGCTTTGTCTGGCTGATCAGCCTGGCAGGGGTGGTGGTGCTTTTGAGTTTTATCAATGTGAAGAAACAGACGGTTAAATGTACCGATGTTAAGATTTTAATTCCAGGCGCTGATAATTTTATTGAGCGTGAAGAAATTGATGCCATTTTAAAAGAAGATCAGGGTGTGCTTTTAGGGCGTAACCTCGAAAACATCAATATTCATAAGATCGAGAAAAAACTGCAGTCTAATCCTTACATCGGCTTTGCCAAGGTATATGTAGATATGGATGGAGTACTGCACATCGAAGTAAAACAACGCCAGCCTATCCTTCGTATATTGAACGAAAACGGGCAGGACTTTTACATTGATAATGATGGATTGAAAATGCCTATTTCTTCAAACTTCACTGCTAATGTACTTGTGGCAACAGGACATATTACAGAAGTTTTTGGAAGTCGTGTAGATACCCTGCATACCCAACTGGCAAGAGATTTATATAAAACTGCTCAGTACATTAAAAAAGATACCCTTTGGGATTCGCAGATTGAGCAGATTGTGGTTGATCAGAAAAACGACATCGAACTGATACCAAGGGTCGGTAATCAGCGGATTGTTTTGGGTAATGCCGATTCGCTGGAGAAGAAAATGAAGAACCTGTTATTGTTTTATAAAAAAGCAATGCCTCAGGTAGGCTGGGATACTTATAAAACCATCAATATTAAATATACCAACCAGATTGTTTGCGAAAAAAGAGATTCGACAGAATTAGGAAAAAAAGCAAAAACAATTTCTGCCGCCGATAGTTTGAGGATACAGCGAAACGTGACCGATTCATTAATCAAGAGTACAATTGTTGCTGCGATGGATGACCGGCCTGAGGCAGATGAAGCAGAGAAGGAAGCGCCCAAAAAGCCCGAACCTAAAAAAGTGGAACCAAAAAAGGTAGAAGCACCTAAAGCTGAAGTGAAAAAGGCAGAGCCCAAAAAAGCTGAAGTAAAAACAGTAGTGCCTAAAAAAACGGAACCCATTAAAACAGAAGTAAAAAAGCCGGCAGTTACGCAGGCCACTAAACCAAAGGAAACAAAACCTGCGGATAAAAAAGAAAAACCGAAGCAAACGGTAACAACACAGCCAAAGCCGGCAAAATCTGAGGCAGATTTAAAAAAACAGAGAGAGGCAAGAGAGAAAGAAATCAGGGCCCTGGAAAAACAGTATAAAACTCAGCAAAATTAA